The stretch of DNA CTGTGTCCTGGCATTTTTAACGCAACCAaaactgaatatttcttttagatGGCAATATTCTATTTTCGCTGCATTTAGTATAAGATCTGTCAAATTAGGTTTAATCGACGCTATATGAAATAAATCAATGATCCTAATCAACCTTCGTTGGGGTTCTTATAGACTAAGCCGCCATAGGCTCCTGACGACTCATTCTTTGCATTCAGATCTTCTCAGTTTGTGCCACCCACCAAATCATACTGGATAAGCAGTCATTCCTGACAATTACGTCTTTTCCTCTGGTAAGTTCATTACCACGCAGTGTTCAAGAAGTTTCATTCCCTTTACGACCAAAATGTGGAATGATTTTCCTAGTGCTCTGCTTGAAtcttggaacttcaaaagtttaaACTTGGAGCAAATGCTTTGTTTTGTCAGACTAACACGAGTCTAGTTTCCTAGTTACTTCgttactcttattttttttcttttttgtttatcctaTATATACTGTTATTCATCCAACTGGCTTTCCTTGGTCATTTCTCGTCCATACTTTATGCTTTATATACTTCTCCGCTTCCTTGCGACTGTAGCACAATACTTTTCCAACTGGAGTAACCCTTCCCATTCTTAACCTCCTTCATTGTGGTCATTGTTTTGAACATGATCATTCCAACATACCAACAACCAGGCAGAACTGCGTATCATTATAATCCTTGATGGTTCGGCAAAGCAAATGCCAAATAATGCAGGTTCCAGAACCCCGCATTGTGACACTcttaactttttgttttcttttctttttgcactTTAAAGGTTCTTTAAGCAAAATAATTTCCGAACCAGGTCCGGAGGAAACAAGAAAAGGACGGGATGGCGTGTGAAAGGGAGGCTTTGCTTCGAAATGTTAAAGTAAACACatgaaaagtaatgagaaaataataatattgaagatttagataataataacataaatgagaaatacaaaaatgggaaaaactaaaacaatctattatagaaataataaaattttgaaaaaataataataaccttaatgATGATAACAATGGACTCTTTCTTTCCTGATAGAACAGACGATTGCGGTCCATTTTATAATTTCTACTTACATACTGAATTTTAtgctgaagaaaatatattatactatgataCGACAGTAATACTCCATGTAAAGATAGCATTTTACAGTAACTTTTACAAAAGTCacatatccattatttcttttattgccaAACCAGTATGATACACTATTGCTTGCAGATAAAATATGTAACAGTTTAAAGTTTTTGTTTGCTGTCGTTGCAGTAAGATGGAGAATCTGATAGATTCAATTACATTTATGACAAAGCAGTGAAACAGAGCGCAGACCTTGACGCTGCAGAAAATGTCGGTAACAAGGTTGGTCAGTAGGCAAAAACACCAAGCAAATCCTCTAGACTCTAGAGgtaggtaggtgtgtgtgtggtgtgtgtgtgtgtgtgtgtgtgacgtgtgtgatgaagagggagagagacgagagagagagagagagaggagagagagaattggggccAGCCTCCATGAAATTTTTCTGGTTCCCCTAAAAAGAAGGTTCCAAAACATTAGGAGAATCGAAAGTAATTAAGTTTTACCAGATAATCTCATTTGTTTACGCGTTATAGTGGCAATCGCATAAATATAAggatatttataaattaaaagacTGTGTATCAGTACCTTTATTGTAACCATTTCTTTGCAAGAAAGTAAAAGCGTTCTTAACATTGACGACTAATTCATATTTCAAGACAGATAAAGAAAAATCTGCTTCAGTTTTTATCCTATTATTTAATGATATTACTTTGCAAATGTTAAAGGCATAGAAAACGCATAGATTACTGTCAGTTCCAAACTCTGCTTTAAAATTAAGGATATATTTGATTAACTTAACTGTTAAAAGCAATCTATTTCTCACAGATAAAAGTGGCTACGAAAGGTTAAGATATTTTCCTAAGAGCTAAATATCTGCAATACAGGCCGATACGTTTGGGAACTAAAGCTACATAACTAAAACACAATTGATTATTGATGACACAAACCCGAGAAGTTTTGATTTGTTAAATTTGGAAAGTAACAACATAATGATCTACAACAAAAACGAACAACAAAAGGCTTAAATGAGAGTAAAGACTACAGAAATTATTTGCTGCTAATCTGGTATCCAGAGAGAGTTGTGTAAGATTCATACAAAGGATTTTCGTAGATTTCTCCTTCCTGGACAACGAGGTGGACGCTGTCACCAGCCTTGAGAGACAGTACTGCCGAGTTAGTCGCCATATTATGTCCGGGGTTGACGAATGCTGTAACCTGGTAGTCGCTATTTTTCATGAGTGCAaccctacaaataataataataataaaaatgagcaTTGGGTTTCAGAGGGTTTTTTTCTGACGGTATATTCCGCTATCCTACAATTTGACTTCAAATATCAACTTAAACCGTCaatctttttatcataatttctttCTGATCCTGCTTCGAGAATTTCTTTGttgaaaagaataaaatgctGAGCCGTACCTCTGCCTCTTACGCACTTACGCTCCGCTTGAACACTGAAGAAGCCTCTGAAGATCCTCTTATTTTGATACAATGTCCGGAATTATCAGCCAGCACTTTCTTGGTTACCATCTTCCAGTCAAAAAGTTCCAAATTATGTTGTCTTTTTACCAACCTACCATCTTTTACTCGTTCCGATGACTAAACTATCACAAAACGTATCTATTTTCTcatgcacattttttttcattttttccaatatatatatatatatatatatatatatatatatatatatatatatatatatatgtgtgtgtgtgtgtgtgtgtgtgtgtatattatatatatatatatctatatatatatatatatatatactatatatatatatatatatatatatatatggtataataaagTATATCATATTAAAGTTATTATAGCTTGGATTTCCTTATggatggatttatcacgttccaaactttcgtgattcagttatacacacacacacacacacacacacacacacatatatatatatatatatatataatatatatatatatacatatatatatctatatatacatataacttggTTACAGTAACCCACATAGCATATGCGCAATTCAGCTGCCCTTTTCTCTCCTCTGCATCCAGCAAATTTTCAAAACACTCACTTCAGCAACCCACTAACTACACTCATCTCAGACAACACATCTGcggttatctttttatttttcattctgacATGCACATAAACGTTAACCCTTCTTATCTCTGCCTCTACCTCCCTGGGGAACAGCTTCCTATTGCCTATATCTTCATCTACAAATACCCCATGCTGATTCCATGACCTCCATCATCCTGGAATCTCAAATAGTACTACTCATGTGCTCCTTCCGCCTTTATGTCTAGCCCTAGACCATCTTTCATCCTTTTTCCCATCATGTGCTCTTTTCACTTCCTTCCTATCATGTTCACTTCTCTTAATTACATTTATAGCCATATTTCCAACTCGTCTCCTCCGCCTTGAACCTGCTATCTTAATATTTGCTTCCACCAAATAATGAATGGATACAGTTCCAGCCACTTCTTTTTTCGCCATTACATTCACCAATATGttctttaacattttcttcaatagaataaatatgaaaatctttGCTCTTCCATCTACTCTACTTCGTCCTAACACACGATGTAACAAATTAATTTCTTCACAATTTTCTTGTTTCCAGACATCCCAAAACACTTTCATTCTTTGAAATCCTATCTAGTGCTTCCGACAATCAAGTCTTATTccaaagacatctccaaaggtcCCTCTCTATTCTTATTTACCCTGGAACACTTTACCCACCAGTTACCTCCTCTCTATCCTTGTCATCTAAGTGTTCATTTAATTAATCTAACATAATCATCCTAATGGAGATTCAGAGATTTTTCTTGTAGGCTAAAAATGATTAGTGATGGAATTGGTGTATCAATAGATTAGCAATCAGCAGCAAATGAAGTATAAGCAAGAAAACGGCCAcaatagcaataaataaataaataaataaaaaacagtgaAGGCATATACTATGCCACTTACGTAGCCTCTTTGGTCTTGGCCGACATGACACTGAAGGTAAAGAAGTAGACGCCAGACTTAGGAGCTATGAATTCACCAGTGGTTGGTATCCATCCTGCACCGTCATTAGTCAATACTTCCTGGTTGAGAtacggaaaaataaaattatgatgacCGGTTCCACAAAGAAAGCAAGACGGGCAGAATTTGGAATATGTCACTGACTTCATCATTGCTTTCTCCCTGACCTGAAATTGAGATCTCCGTAAAATATGGATGGGTAATACGATCAAGAAATAATGATATGTCGTACAAAAATATGCTGTCATGTTGACAAATAAAATCTAATGTTAGTTTTGAATTCGTAAATTATATTAAAGCAGATCTATTAGCATTGCCAACGCACACAAAATTCCTGATTTATACTTTTCGGTTTCCGAACTATCctgaaaactgaaatgaaatcaTACCCGGAACTGGACGTTGAAAGGCGATGCTTGGAGCAAGAACTGGTTGGTGATGGTAGCTGCTTTCCGGACGCTGAACGCTATCGTGGTCGCACTTCCGATGATGCAGTTAATGAgtcatgaaaggaaaaaatatagtgATTGCTAAGTTACTTAATCATTCTCCACCTTGGCAGATGATTCAAGTAAGAACATTTCAGTTGCTATTGCATGTGTGGTTAAGTACCCATCCATGACTACATAAACGAATCTTAATAGTACCAGTCATGTATACATTATAACCGACTAAGAATCAAGCGAGGTTCTCAACATGATTTGATGGGTATGAGATTGCTACGCCTATATTCTTTTTCCACCCTCATTACAACCCAACAGATTCAGTTAATTCAATCTACCTAATCCGCTGCTTAGTCATAATATTCACAATTAAGATTCATTTCAGAATTCGACCAGGACTACAATGCAATGTAGTTGAGAATGctactcatcacacacacacacacctttattaGATCAATGTATATTTTGCTATAGCGTTGAAGATCATATTGAGAAAGACTCGACTAAACGATGGAATAGTGAAGGTTTTTTTCTTACGGTGCGAATAATAATTCTATTACACGAAATTTGTCTCGGCCGTTTCTCTCCGACTGacctgtacagtaagttccagaagtgaaggacaaatctcagaattgatcgtacctctatagaaactcatggggttgccagttagcatattttattccaattattgtcatcctatttatctgataatacgtatcagtgattaactgtataagcgcacaaagtatttccacagtgaatgatcaatgttagttcagtaattgtttattaatagaaacaaaagaatttccccaaagaaacatctgcggcttccaaagtgtgatatgaagtgttcaccacagagtggcagcaggaaccgtgtgcataagcattggcctaatatttgtaaattaactttctacttttatagcgttatatcgaaagttattatgatttcttttgacaacgcacagagaagtttagcatctgattaaatgaaatataaataagacaagttggtgtaaaaaaaaaaaaaaaaaactaaatccaagttatgtgcgcgtttagcgttggttacatggttaggcctatttcaagaatcaaggaaatatattttccagcttgttagtttataatttcatggaatttctcgattgtgcaaatttttgcatgcggaattgcgttcagggtcgcaccaaacaagtattttcgtaggtttccactttttttttttcagtgcataagtgaaactattcttgtccatacgatccggagtgtgaatatgcttggcgagcattattttaattcgagtatcccctgttatgctctctctctctctctctcaggacgtttttatctatcaggaataaccagaggcctgttttaagaatcgagcactaggcctattggtcatgctcgggtgcttctttatatatatatatatatatatatatatatatatatatatatatatatatatatatatatatatcccccaaaaactcataaatttctgttatgcaataatacttgactggatcgaactgattactggttgtcagtggaaatttgaatttgggtgatatcactcccttatgatacgcccacttacgcaaattcagtctttaaatttcatggttgggatatgattcgaagatttgaggtaataggttgaagtgaaaaaggtggagttagtattgtgggtagaggtagaggtagagggggtaAGGGGttgttggggtctgtcgtctccctacttaaccagatggcgattttacgggtgttctggttccttgcgaccgactttcttaatttttatatagcgagtctgtttcccaggtgcaaggacaggtcctggtgtcggtcctgatggTTCTacctttgcctaaataacagacagtggccctgcattgtaagccttgcaatgcccggaactaggcctagtcacctgaaggtagcagcagaggttagagcctttctcgaagatggtgttttatgctcggtcctagaagcaagaatcagaactaccaaccacccctaACTTctaattgaatctaggtgcattcatggttgattatgt from Macrobrachium nipponense isolate FS-2020 chromosome 18, ASM1510439v2, whole genome shotgun sequence encodes:
- the LOC135196729 gene encoding cerebellin-3-like isoform X2, which produces MKVNLLLAVIGCAVVGVLAQNKTSATTIAFSVRKAATITNQFLLQASPFNVQFREVLTNDGAGWIPTTGEFIAPKSGVYFFTFSVMSAKTKEATVALMKNSDYQVTAFVNPGHNMATNSAVLSLKAGDSVHLVVQEGEIYENPLYESYTTLSGYQISSK
- the LOC135196729 gene encoding complement C1q tumor necrosis factor-related protein 2-like isoform X1 — its product is MKVNLLLAVIGCAVVGVLAQNKTSATTIAFSVRKAATITNQFLLQASPFNVQFRVREKAMMKSVTYSKFCPSCFLCGTGHHNFIFPYLNQEVLTNDGAGWIPTTGEFIAPKSGVYFFTFSVMSAKTKEATVALMKNSDYQVTAFVNPGHNMATNSAVLSLKAGDSVHLVVQEGEIYENPLYESYTTLSGYQISSK